A genomic window from Streptomyces mirabilis includes:
- a CDS encoding TatD family hydrolase, whose amino-acid sequence MPSDKTEAPPLPEPLRVPVADSHTHLDMQSGTVEEGLAKAASVGVTTVVQVGCDLKGSRWAAETAAAYEAVHATVALHPNEAPRIVHGDPDGWSRQGARQPGGDGALDEALAEIDRLAALPQVKGVGETGLDYFRTGPEGKAAQERSFRAHIEIAKRHGKALVIHDRDAHADVLRVLKEEGAPERTVFHCYSGDAVMAEICAQAGYYMSFAGNMTFKNAQPLRDALAVAPLELVLVETDAPFLTPAPYRGRPNAPYLIPVTVRAMAAVRGIDEETLATALSANTARAFGY is encoded by the coding sequence ATGCCCTCCGACAAGACCGAAGCGCCACCGCTCCCCGAGCCGCTGCGCGTTCCCGTCGCCGACTCGCACACCCACCTCGACATGCAGTCCGGCACCGTCGAGGAAGGCCTCGCCAAGGCCGCCTCGGTCGGCGTGACCACGGTCGTCCAGGTCGGCTGCGACCTGAAGGGCTCCCGCTGGGCGGCCGAGACCGCCGCCGCGTACGAGGCCGTGCACGCCACCGTCGCCCTGCACCCCAACGAGGCGCCCCGTATCGTGCACGGCGACCCCGACGGCTGGTCCCGCCAGGGCGCACGGCAGCCCGGCGGCGACGGCGCCCTGGACGAGGCCCTCGCCGAGATCGACCGCCTCGCCGCCCTTCCCCAGGTCAAGGGCGTCGGCGAGACCGGGCTCGACTACTTCCGTACGGGCCCCGAAGGCAAGGCCGCCCAGGAGCGCTCCTTCCGCGCCCATATAGAGATCGCCAAGCGGCACGGAAAAGCCCTGGTCATTCACGACCGGGACGCGCACGCCGACGTGCTGCGCGTCCTGAAGGAGGAGGGCGCGCCCGAGCGGACCGTCTTCCACTGCTACTCCGGCGACGCGGTGATGGCCGAAATCTGCGCCCAGGCCGGGTACTACATGTCCTTCGCCGGAAACATGACCTTCAAGAACGCCCAGCCCCTGCGCGACGCGCTGGCCGTGGCCCCCCTGGAGCTCGTCCTCGTCGAGACCGACGCGCCCTTCCTGACCCCCGCCCCGTACCGCGGACGGCCTAACGCGCCCTATCTCATTCCGGTCACGGTGCGCGCCATGGCGGCCGTGCGGGGCATCGACGAGGAGACGCTGGCGACGGCGCTCTCGGCGAACACGGCGCGGGCCTTCGGTTACTGA
- a CDS encoding acyltransferase: MASSAHALAEATPASRDKYVDLLRVASLGTVVLGHWLMAAVSVRGDGRAEVGNLLAVEPRLQLLTWALQVMPVFFFVGGFSHALSYRSLRRKAGENGENGGAALYSVFLRARLQRLLRPTVVFIGVWGALALALQLVGREGGLLDVTLRLVAQPLWFIGIYLAMVAFTPPLLRLHERYGWGAFGGLVAAAGLVDVLRFGSGVPYVEFLNFAFVWLAVHQLGFLRADGKLRRPHLLAGAGLAGAVLLVAYGPYPRSMVGMPGEKISNMAPPTFALLCHGLWLVGGVESLRGPAQRWLRRPRVWRAVVAANGVSMTAFLWHLTAMLGVYGALLALGVRLPEPATGVWWAQVPVRVVVAGVVTALLVTVFRRFEQPSAVVLGESGVSPAGVRSAAALGVTLCLFGVLGLSMVGFGGLLEGRTAVLIAVRVTAPVAVAMTLAGWLLVERAGRGRPAAA, from the coding sequence ATGGCATCAAGCGCTCACGCCCTCGCCGAGGCCACACCCGCCTCGCGCGACAAGTACGTCGACCTGCTGCGGGTCGCCTCGCTCGGCACGGTGGTGCTCGGGCACTGGCTGATGGCCGCCGTGTCGGTGCGCGGCGACGGACGGGCCGAGGTCGGGAACCTGCTCGCCGTGGAGCCCCGCCTCCAACTGCTCACCTGGGCCCTCCAGGTCATGCCCGTCTTCTTCTTCGTCGGCGGCTTCTCGCACGCGCTGTCGTACCGCTCGCTGCGACGCAAGGCCGGGGAGAACGGGGAGAACGGAGGAGCGGCTCTCTACTCCGTGTTCCTGCGCGCCCGGTTGCAGCGGCTGCTGCGGCCGACCGTGGTGTTCATCGGCGTGTGGGGAGCGCTCGCGCTCGCTCTGCAACTCGTCGGCAGGGAGGGCGGGTTGCTGGACGTGACGCTGCGACTCGTCGCCCAGCCGCTGTGGTTCATAGGGATCTATCTGGCGATGGTGGCCTTCACCCCGCCGCTGCTACGGCTGCACGAGCGGTACGGGTGGGGCGCGTTCGGCGGGCTCGTCGCCGCGGCCGGGCTGGTGGACGTGCTGCGGTTCGGGTCCGGGGTGCCGTACGTCGAGTTCCTGAACTTCGCCTTCGTCTGGCTCGCCGTCCACCAGCTCGGATTCCTGCGCGCGGACGGGAAGCTGCGACGCCCCCACCTCCTCGCGGGCGCCGGGCTCGCCGGGGCGGTGCTGCTGGTGGCGTACGGGCCCTATCCACGGTCCATGGTGGGGATGCCCGGCGAGAAGATCTCCAACATGGCGCCACCTACCTTCGCGCTGCTGTGCCACGGGCTGTGGCTGGTCGGCGGGGTGGAGTCGCTGCGGGGCCCCGCGCAGCGGTGGCTGCGCCGGCCACGGGTGTGGCGTGCGGTCGTCGCGGCCAACGGCGTGTCCATGACCGCCTTCCTGTGGCACCTGACCGCGATGCTCGGTGTGTACGGGGCGCTGCTGGCCCTCGGCGTACGGCTGCCGGAGCCCGCGACGGGGGTGTGGTGGGCCCAGGTGCCGGTGCGGGTGGTGGTGGCCGGTGTGGTGACGGCCCTGCTCGTCACCGTGTTCCGGAGGTTCGAACAGCCCTCTGCCGTGGTCCTGGGGGAGTCGGGGGTGTCGCCCGCGGGTGTGCGGTCGGCCGCCGCGCTCGGCGTGACGCTGTGCCTCTTCGGGGTGCTGGGGCTCTCCATGGTCGGGTTCGGCGGGTTGCTGGAGGGGCGTACGGCGGTACTGATCGCGGTCCGGGTGACGGCTCCGGTCGCCGTGGCCATGACGCTCGCGGGGTGGCTGCTGGTGGAGCGGGCGGGACGCGGTCGGCCTGCGGCCGCGTAA
- a CDS encoding 4-(cytidine 5'-diphospho)-2-C-methyl-D-erythritol kinase, whose amino-acid sequence MTESKTEPTTHTGRGTGTDVVTVRVPAKVNVQLAVGAARPDGFHDLANVFLAVGLYDEVTVTPADELRITCEGPDADQVPLDATNLAARAALELARRYGVEPGVHLHIAKDIPVAGGMAGGSADGAGALLACDALWGTNASREELLDICAELGSDVPFSLVGGAALGVGRGEQLRTLEVGGTFHWVFAIAERGLSTPAVFREFDRMNEGVRIPEPVASQELLDALAKGDAGALARAVSNDLQPAALSLFPALADTLAAGRSAGALAALVSGSGPTTAFLAADAESARAVADTLRASGTCRTVRVTDGPAPGATVV is encoded by the coding sequence GTGACGGAGTCGAAGACCGAGCCCACGACGCACACGGGCAGGGGCACGGGCACGGACGTCGTGACCGTACGTGTCCCCGCCAAGGTCAACGTCCAGCTCGCCGTCGGCGCCGCCCGCCCCGACGGCTTCCACGACCTGGCCAACGTCTTCCTCGCCGTAGGGCTGTACGACGAGGTCACCGTGACGCCGGCGGACGAGCTGCGGATCACCTGCGAGGGCCCGGACGCCGACCAGGTCCCCCTCGACGCCACGAACCTGGCGGCCCGCGCGGCCCTCGAACTCGCCCGCCGGTACGGCGTCGAACCGGGGGTCCACCTCCACATCGCCAAGGACATCCCCGTCGCGGGCGGCATGGCGGGCGGCAGCGCCGACGGCGCCGGCGCGTTGCTCGCCTGCGACGCCCTGTGGGGGACGAACGCCTCCCGCGAGGAACTCCTCGACATCTGCGCCGAGTTGGGCAGTGACGTGCCGTTCAGCCTGGTGGGCGGGGCGGCGCTGGGTGTCGGACGGGGCGAGCAGCTGCGGACGCTGGAGGTCGGCGGGACCTTCCACTGGGTCTTCGCGATCGCCGAGCGCGGGCTGTCGACCCCGGCGGTCTTCCGGGAGTTCGACCGGATGAACGAGGGCGTGCGGATCCCGGAGCCGGTCGCCTCGCAGGAGCTGCTCGACGCGCTGGCCAAGGGGGATGCCGGGGCCCTCGCCCGCGCCGTCTCCAACGATCTCCAGCCCGCCGCGCTCTCCCTCTTCCCGGCCCTCGCCGACACGCTCGCCGCCGGGCGGAGCGCCGGTGCGCTCGCGGCCCTGGTCTCCGGCTCGGGGCCGACCACGGCCTTCCTCGCGGCGGACGCCGAGTCCGCGCGCGCGGTCGCCGACACACTGCGCGCCTCCGGCACCTGCCGGACGGTACGGGTCACCGACGGCCCCGCCCCCGGCGCGACGGTCGTCTGA
- the rsmA gene encoding 16S rRNA (adenine(1518)-N(6)/adenine(1519)-N(6))-dimethyltransferase RsmA, with product MNSPPSDALLGPADVRELAGALGVRPTKQRGQNFVIDANTVRRIVRTAGVRADDVVVEVGPGLGSLTLALLEAADRVVAVEIDDVLAGALPTTIAARTPARADRFALVHSDAMHVNELPGPAPTALVANLPYNVAVPVLLHMLDTFPTIERTLVMVQAEVADRLAADPGSKVYGVPSVKANWYADVKRAGSIGRNVFWPAPNVDSGLVSLVRRAEPIRTTASKREVFAVVDAAFAQRRKTLRAALAGWAGSAAAAEVALVAAGVSPQARGESLTVEEFARIAENKAESKAENKESAQP from the coding sequence GTGAACAGCCCCCCCTCCGACGCCCTCCTGGGCCCCGCCGACGTCCGCGAGCTCGCGGGTGCCCTCGGTGTGCGGCCCACCAAGCAGCGCGGCCAGAACTTCGTGATCGACGCCAACACCGTGCGCCGCATCGTGCGTACCGCCGGCGTGCGGGCGGACGACGTGGTCGTCGAGGTAGGCCCCGGCCTCGGCTCGCTGACCCTCGCGCTGCTGGAGGCGGCCGACCGGGTCGTCGCCGTGGAGATCGACGACGTACTCGCGGGGGCGCTCCCGACGACCATCGCCGCCCGTACGCCGGCCCGCGCCGACCGCTTCGCACTCGTGCACTCCGACGCCATGCACGTGAACGAGCTCCCCGGCCCCGCCCCCACCGCCCTCGTCGCGAACCTCCCGTACAACGTCGCCGTCCCCGTGCTGCTGCACATGCTCGACACCTTCCCGACCATCGAGCGCACGCTGGTGATGGTGCAGGCCGAGGTCGCCGACCGGCTCGCCGCCGACCCCGGCTCGAAGGTGTACGGCGTGCCGAGCGTCAAGGCCAACTGGTACGCCGACGTGAAGCGGGCCGGCTCCATCGGACGGAATGTCTTCTGGCCCGCGCCGAACGTCGACAGCGGCCTCGTGTCGCTCGTCAGGCGCGCCGAGCCCATCAGGACCACGGCCTCCAAGCGCGAGGTCTTCGCGGTCGTCGACGCCGCCTTCGCCCAGCGGCGCAAGACGCTGCGCGCCGCCCTCGCCGGGTGGGCCGGGTCCGCGGCCGCCGCCGAGGTCGCGCTCGTCGCCGCCGGGGTCTCACCGCAGGCCCGCGGGGAGTCGCTGACGGTGGAGGAGTTCGCCCGTATCGCCGAGAACAAGGCCGAGAGCAAGGCCGAGAACAAGGAGAGCGCTCAGCCGTGA